The proteins below are encoded in one region of Aequorivita iocasae:
- a CDS encoding amidohydrolase produces MQKLLFLLLAIAIASCAPEKIPADLLIKNATIYTVDKDFSTANALVVKDGKILEIGLKPELELKYKIKETYDAKGNTVVPGLIDAHAHLYGLGMSLQQVDLVGTTSFEEILGRVVAFQEEKNMPYIIGRGWDQNDWDDKSFPTKKELDSLFPNTPVSLRRIDGHAMLVNSKALELAGITSKTKVAGGEIVLENGEPTGIIVDAPMRLIGKTFPEITAEVSTEALLEAEKLCLQYGLTTVDDAGLDRNIIELIDALQKEGKFKLRMYAMVSNSPQNRDYYLSNGIYKTERLNVRSFKVYADGALGSRGAAMREPYSDMPHHFGAMITTADSLDYLAQKIAASEFQMNTHAIGDSANIAVLRAYKKALEGKTDRRWRVEHAQIISAGDFNYFDDNNNILPSVQPTHATSDMYWAEDRVGAERIKGAYAYKELLDKAGSIALGTDFPVEQVNPMYTFYAAVARKDLKNYPENGFQMKDALTREEALKGMTIWAAFANFEENEKGSIEVGKFADFTVLDKDIMNVDDKELPNTKVLATFINGEMVYQAK; encoded by the coding sequence ATGCAAAAACTACTATTTCTATTATTGGCAATAGCCATTGCTTCGTGCGCTCCCGAAAAAATTCCCGCAGATTTATTGATTAAAAATGCAACCATTTATACGGTTGATAAGGATTTTAGCACGGCGAATGCACTTGTGGTAAAAGATGGAAAAATTCTTGAAATAGGCTTAAAACCTGAACTTGAACTGAAATATAAAATAAAGGAAACCTACGATGCAAAAGGCAATACAGTTGTTCCGGGTTTGATTGATGCACACGCGCATTTGTACGGCCTCGGTATGAGTTTACAACAAGTAGATTTAGTAGGAACTACAAGTTTTGAAGAGATTTTGGGCCGTGTGGTGGCCTTTCAGGAAGAAAAGAATATGCCTTACATCATTGGTCGCGGTTGGGACCAAAACGATTGGGATGATAAAAGTTTCCCCACTAAAAAAGAATTGGATTCCTTATTTCCAAATACACCTGTTTCTTTACGCAGAATTGACGGCCACGCTATGTTGGTTAATTCAAAGGCTTTGGAATTGGCCGGAATTACTTCAAAAACTAAAGTTGCCGGAGGCGAAATAGTTTTGGAAAACGGCGAACCAACAGGTATAATTGTTGATGCGCCAATGCGATTAATAGGAAAAACCTTCCCGGAAATTACAGCTGAAGTTTCCACCGAAGCACTTTTGGAAGCTGAAAAATTATGCCTGCAATACGGATTGACAACTGTTGACGATGCAGGTTTGGATAGAAATATCATTGAGCTGATTGATGCACTTCAAAAAGAAGGAAAATTTAAGCTCAGAATGTACGCGATGGTCAGCAACAGTCCCCAAAATCGTGATTATTATTTAAGCAACGGAATTTATAAAACCGAAAGATTAAACGTGCGTTCTTTTAAAGTATATGCAGATGGCGCTTTGGGATCCCGTGGTGCCGCAATGCGTGAGCCATATAGCGATATGCCTCATCATTTTGGAGCAATGATTACAACTGCCGACAGCTTGGATTATTTAGCCCAAAAAATTGCTGCTTCAGAATTTCAAATGAATACGCACGCCATTGGCGATTCAGCGAATATAGCAGTTTTGAGAGCTTACAAAAAAGCATTGGAAGGTAAAACCGATAGACGTTGGAGAGTGGAACATGCGCAGATCATTTCAGCTGGGGATTTCAATTATTTTGATGATAACAACAATATTCTTCCTTCGGTACAACCAACGCACGCCACCAGTGATATGTATTGGGCCGAGGATAGAGTGGGAGCAGAACGTATAAAGGGCGCTTATGCTTATAAGGAATTATTGGACAAAGCAGGAAGCATTGCTTTGGGAACCGATTTCCCTGTAGAACAAGTAAACCCGATGTACACTTTTTACGCAGCCGTTGCCCGAAAGGATTTAAAAAACTATCCTGAAAACGGATTCCAAATGAAGGATGCTTTAACACGCGAAGAAGCTTTGAAAGGAATGACAATTTGGGCAGCTTTTGCAAACTTTGAAGAAAACGAAAAGGGAAGTATTGAAGTAGGAAAGTTCGCGGATTTCACGGTTCTTGATAAAGATATTATGAACGTTGATGATAAGGAACTTCCAAATACAAAAGTTTTGGCAACGTTCATCAATGGCGAAATGGTTTACCAAGCCAAATAA
- a CDS encoding porin family protein, whose product MSKKRIVLFSIATILLFNLSMFSQEKELDPEVVNIVKPYTPTISDAFKVKETPELNDSISTTKKEVKYSIFSVPVASTFTPAKGKATTVEKAKPIKLYDNYATLGFGNYTSILGEFYSNFEISRTDNAGFFFRHNSSQGDIKDVKLDNKYYDTSLDANYTSRQKDATYRLDAGVEHQIYNWYGLPEDYVTYLDNVITDINPLQMYFSGYAGGSIALDDSFFEKAALNIRYLGDAFSSSEFNATLKPEFSFPLENLTFNIDGDIDYLSGSFDRNYTNTSDIKYSYLNAGLAPSITFVNDGLSVSLGVAGYVSLDSENSDTEFSLYPKLNASYRLLDETVIVYGGAEGGLQQNTYYNFKEENPFVSPTLNIAPTKKLYEGFGGIKGKISNSVAYNVRASYGKDENRALFQMNPLKIYNANFEGYEYGNSFNVVYDDVNTLAFFAELKVEVSNTFSLGINGTYNSYSTDLQSEAWNLPDLKASVFSDFNITEKLYVGASLFYVGERKDLVYNNDPFGNSINQEVTLNGYVDANLHFGYRFTDRLSAFVKGNNLFGDNYEKWLNYPVQGIQGLAGVTYKFDW is encoded by the coding sequence ATGTCAAAGAAACGCATAGTATTATTTTCAATCGCAACAATATTATTGTTCAATCTTTCGATGTTTTCGCAGGAAAAAGAACTCGATCCGGAGGTTGTAAATATCGTAAAACCATATACCCCTACAATTTCGGATGCCTTTAAAGTGAAGGAAACTCCTGAATTGAACGATTCCATTTCAACCACAAAAAAGGAGGTGAAGTACAGCATTTTCTCGGTTCCTGTGGCTTCTACTTTTACACCTGCGAAAGGCAAGGCTACTACAGTTGAAAAGGCAAAACCCATTAAATTATACGATAATTACGCAACGCTGGGCTTCGGGAATTACACTTCCATTTTGGGCGAATTTTACAGCAATTTTGAAATCAGCCGTACCGATAACGCCGGGTTTTTCTTTCGTCATAATTCCTCACAAGGAGATATTAAAGATGTGAAATTGGACAATAAATATTACGATACCAGTCTGGATGCCAATTACACAAGCAGACAAAAAGATGCAACCTATAGGCTTGATGCGGGCGTGGAACATCAAATATACAACTGGTACGGTTTGCCCGAGGATTACGTGACATATCTTGACAACGTAATTACTGATATCAATCCGTTGCAAATGTATTTTAGCGGTTACGCGGGCGGAAGTATTGCGTTGGACGATTCGTTTTTTGAAAAGGCGGCTTTGAACATTCGCTATTTGGGTGATGCGTTTTCCTCTTCGGAATTCAATGCTACTTTGAAGCCTGAGTTTTCTTTTCCGTTGGAAAATTTGACTTTTAATATTGATGGAGATATTGATTATTTAAGTGGAAGTTTCGACAGAAATTACACAAACACTTCAGACATTAAATACAGTTATTTAAATGCAGGCTTGGCACCGTCCATCACTTTTGTAAATGATGGTCTTTCTGTTTCATTGGGCGTTGCGGGGTATGTGAGTTTGGATTCTGAAAACAGTGACACGGAATTTTCGTTATACCCAAAATTGAATGCCTCGTACCGTTTATTGGACGAAACCGTGATTGTTTACGGAGGGGCAGAAGGCGGGCTTCAGCAAAATACTTATTATAATTTTAAGGAGGAAAACCCATTTGTTTCGCCTACTTTAAATATTGCGCCTACCAAAAAACTCTACGAAGGTTTCGGTGGAATTAAAGGGAAAATCTCTAATTCCGTTGCCTACAATGTTCGAGCTTCTTACGGAAAAGATGAAAACCGGGCGCTTTTTCAAATGAATCCTTTAAAGATTTACAACGCAAATTTTGAAGGATACGAATATGGAAATTCTTTCAATGTAGTTTATGATGATGTAAATACACTTGCCTTTTTCGCAGAATTGAAAGTGGAGGTTTCAAATACATTTTCATTGGGAATAAACGGAACCTATAATAGTTACAGCACAGATTTACAAAGTGAAGCGTGGAACTTACCGGATTTAAAGGCTTCGGTGTTTTCAGATTTCAACATAACCGAAAAATTATACGTTGGCGCTTCCTTGTTTTATGTTGGCGAACGAAAGGATTTGGTTTATAATAATGATCCTTTCGGGAATTCCATAAATCAAGAGGTAACTTTGAATGGCTACGTTGATGCCAATCTTCACTTTGGTTATAGGTTCACGGATAGACTTTCAGCGTTTGTAAAGGGAAATAACCTTTTTGGTGATAATTACGAAAAGTGGCTTAATTACCCTGTTCAAGGAATTCAGGGATTGGCAGGAGTAACCTATAAGTTTGATTGGTAA
- a CDS encoding ABC transporter permease, translated as MNFEFFIARRIIASKDYKSSISAPIIKIAITAIALGIIMMLISIATGVGLQKKIREKVSAFNGDIIITNFDTNFSNDSQNPISKKQDFYPTFKNIEGIKHVQITASKGGVIRTETDFEGVVVKGVGEDYDWEYFKDYLVEGKLPDFKGVLNEDILISEYLANRLHLKLGDKVTTFFLNDEVSKTPRSRGFDIVGIYNSGFQQFDEQFIITDIRHIQRLNKWEDDQIGAFEVFVNDFDEIIPIGQEVYNETASTLDTQTIRQKYASIFEWLDLFDFNIIMIIGIMILVAGINMITALLVLILERTQMIGILKALGSSDWSVRKVFLYNAMYLIGVGLFWGNVIGIGLLLVQKYGKVFKLNPDTYYVNEAPVYLSWDYILILNAGTFLLCLLMLLIPSFIISKISPVKAIRFE; from the coding sequence GTGAATTTCGAATTTTTCATCGCTCGGCGCATCATTGCTTCCAAGGACTATAAAAGTAGTATTTCGGCACCGATAATAAAAATTGCAATTACCGCAATTGCGCTCGGCATTATTATGATGCTAATTTCCATTGCCACAGGCGTTGGACTTCAAAAAAAGATACGCGAAAAGGTTTCGGCTTTTAATGGCGACATCATTATTACGAATTTCGACACCAACTTTTCCAACGATTCGCAAAACCCGATTTCAAAAAAACAGGACTTTTATCCAACCTTTAAAAATATTGAAGGAATAAAACACGTGCAAATCACTGCTTCAAAAGGCGGCGTAATCCGCACCGAAACAGATTTTGAAGGCGTGGTTGTAAAAGGCGTTGGTGAAGATTATGATTGGGAATATTTCAAGGATTATTTGGTTGAAGGCAAACTACCGGATTTTAAAGGTGTTTTAAATGAAGATATTCTTATTTCAGAGTATTTGGCGAATCGGCTACATCTAAAATTAGGCGATAAAGTGACCACTTTCTTCCTGAACGATGAAGTCTCAAAAACGCCACGCAGCCGCGGTTTTGATATCGTGGGAATTTACAATAGTGGCTTTCAGCAGTTTGACGAACAGTTTATAATTACAGACATTCGCCACATTCAAAGATTGAATAAATGGGAAGACGACCAAATTGGCGCGTTCGAGGTTTTTGTGAACGATTTTGATGAAATTATCCCTATTGGGCAAGAAGTTTATAACGAAACGGCAAGCACTTTGGACACGCAGACCATCCGCCAGAAATATGCCTCCATTTTTGAATGGCTCGATCTTTTCGATTTCAATATTATAATGATTATTGGAATTATGATTTTAGTGGCGGGCATCAATATGATTACGGCGCTTTTGGTTTTGATTTTAGAAAGAACCCAAATGATAGGGATTTTGAAAGCCTTGGGCAGCAGCGATTGGAGCGTGCGGAAAGTGTTTTTGTATAACGCAATGTATTTGATTGGCGTCGGTCTTTTTTGGGGAAATGTTATTGGAATCGGGCTGCTTTTGGTTCAGAAATACGGAAAAGTTTTTAAACTTAATCCAGATACTTATTACGTTAACGAAGCGCCTGTTTATTTGAGTTGGGATTATATTTTAATTTTGAACGCAGGTACTTTTCTACTTTGTCTTTTAATGCTTTTGATACCTTCTTTTATCATTTCAAAAATTTCTCCTGTGAAGGCGATTCGGTTTGAGTAA
- a CDS encoding exo-beta-N-acetylmuramidase NamZ family protein encodes MGLTFFKNTVLLVVLTIISCGSSVEKKGEREDIKENQEARTKNQDEQIIVGAEQFQIYSEILKGKNVGVVANQTSFLEKENQHLVDFLISKKVSIKKVFAPEHGFRGTADAGEHVKDGVDSKTGVPLISLYGSNKKPSQEQLKGIDVIVFDIQDVGARFYTYISTLHYVMEACAEAGIPVIVLDRPNPNGHYIDGPILETEHQSFVGMHPIPVVHGMTIGEYAQMINGEGWLKDKIKCKLTVVEMQNYTHETPYALPIKPSPNLPNDQAINLYPSLCFFEGTFINAGRGTDMQFQVFGAPSLPTSKYTFKYTPQANEGAKDPKFKGELCHGKDLRKEPRLSKIKLEWLIEAYNANGKKKDFFNSFFVKLAGTEKLQKQIEQGLSAEEIRDSWKDGLANFQKIREKYLLYP; translated from the coding sequence ATGGGCTTAACTTTTTTCAAAAATACAGTTTTATTGGTTGTTTTGACTATTATTTCCTGCGGAAGTTCGGTTGAGAAGAAAGGAGAAAGAGAAGATATAAAAGAGAATCAAGAAGCAAGAACCAAGAATCAAGACGAACAAATCATCGTTGGTGCGGAGCAGTTTCAGATTTATTCTGAAATTTTGAAAGGTAAAAATGTGGGTGTGGTTGCAAATCAGACCTCTTTTTTGGAAAAAGAAAACCAGCATTTGGTTGATTTTTTGATTTCGAAAAAAGTTTCAATAAAAAAAGTTTTTGCCCCAGAACACGGTTTTCGCGGAACCGCAGATGCCGGCGAACATGTGAAAGATGGTGTTGATTCAAAAACAGGCGTTCCGTTGATTTCACTTTACGGAAGCAATAAAAAACCTTCGCAAGAGCAATTGAAGGGAATTGATGTAATTGTATTCGATATTCAAGATGTGGGCGCGCGGTTTTACACCTATATTTCCACGCTTCATTACGTGATGGAAGCCTGCGCGGAAGCTGGAATTCCGGTTATTGTTTTGGACCGTCCAAACCCCAACGGACATTATATTGACGGCCCAATTTTGGAAACCGAACATCAAAGTTTCGTGGGGATGCACCCTATTCCCGTGGTTCACGGGATGACTATTGGCGAATATGCACAGATGATAAATGGCGAAGGCTGGTTAAAAGATAAAATAAAATGCAAATTAACTGTGGTGGAAATGCAAAACTACACACACGAAACACCTTATGCACTTCCCATAAAACCATCCCCCAACCTTCCGAACGATCAAGCCATAAACCTCTACCCAAGCCTTTGTTTTTTTGAAGGCACATTTATAAACGCTGGTCGCGGCACGGATATGCAATTTCAGGTTTTTGGAGCGCCTAGTTTGCCCACTTCAAAATATACTTTTAAATATACGCCCCAAGCCAACGAAGGTGCAAAAGACCCAAAATTCAAAGGGGAACTTTGCCACGGAAAAGATCTACGGAAAGAACCGCGTTTGAGCAAAATCAAATTGGAATGGTTGATTGAAGCCTACAACGCCAATGGGAAAAAGAAAGATTTCTTTAATTCATTTTTTGTGAAACTTGCCGGAACGGAAAAATTGCAAAAACAAATTGAACAAGGTTTATCTGCGGAAGAAATTCGGGATTCTTGGAAAGATGGGCTTGCTAATTTTCAGAAGATTCGGGAGAAGTATTTGTTATATCCATAA
- a CDS encoding transposase, translated as MAKFRGKYRIESIRAQWWNYGWNGTYFITIYTKNRNHYFGEITNRKMVFSSLGIIADILWHEIPNHSKFVSLGEFVVMPNHIHGILLIDKPDNPTDKGHAPGVDTGHAPGVVYTGHALYIPGKTLFQNIGKNTISSIVGSYKSAVTRHANRLEIENGWQAGFHDHIIRNHAEYNRIENYIIKNPQNWNDDKFNN; from the coding sequence GTGGCGAAATTTAGGGGAAAATATAGAATTGAATCCATCCGCGCCCAATGGTGGAATTACGGCTGGAACGGCACCTATTTTATAACCATTTACACCAAAAACAGGAATCATTATTTTGGGGAAATAACGAATAGGAAAATGGTTTTTTCATCCTTGGGGATTATTGCGGATATTTTGTGGCACGAAATTCCAAATCATTCAAAATTCGTTTCGTTGGGCGAATTCGTGGTTATGCCCAACCATATTCACGGAATTTTATTGATTGATAAACCGGATAACCCGACGGATAAAGGGCATGCCCCCGGTGTAGATACAGGGCATGCCCCCGGTGTTGTATATACAGGGCATGCCCTGTATATACCGGGGAAAACCCTATTCCAAAATATCGGAAAAAACACCATTTCGTCCATCGTAGGTTCGTATAAATCGGCGGTAACGCGCCACGCCAACCGATTGGAAATAGAAAATGGTTGGCAGGCGGGGTTTCACGACCATATTATTCGCAACCACGCGGAATATAACCGAATTGAAAATTATATTATCAAAAACCCACAAAATTGGAATGATGATAAATTCAATAATTAA
- a CDS encoding YkgJ family cysteine cluster protein: MENILKQLPQKAKEAEAENKKFFAKLKKKPPKHLDSLMQELHEEEFKRTDCLTCANCCKTTGPLFTDKDIERISKHFRMKPQQFIETYLRIDEDKDYVLQSVPCTFLGADNYCSIYDVRPKACREFPHTDRKKFQQISNLTIKNVAICPAAFNIVEEMKRRVNSK, from the coding sequence ATGGAAAATATCCTAAAACAACTTCCACAAAAAGCAAAAGAAGCAGAGGCGGAAAACAAAAAGTTTTTCGCGAAGCTGAAAAAGAAACCGCCCAAACATCTCGATAGCTTGATGCAAGAATTGCATGAGGAAGAATTCAAAAGGACAGATTGTTTGACTTGCGCCAATTGCTGCAAAACCACAGGCCCGCTTTTCACCGACAAAGACATCGAGCGGATTTCAAAACATTTTCGAATGAAACCGCAGCAATTCATCGAAACCTATTTGCGGATTGACGAAGACAAAGATTATGTATTGCAAAGCGTTCCCTGCACTTTTTTGGGAGCCGATAATTACTGTAGTATTTACGACGTGCGCCCAAAAGCCTGTCGCGAATTTCCACATACGGATAGAAAGAAATTTCAGCAGATTTCAAATCTTACAATAAAAAACGTAGCCATTTGTCCGGCGGCTTTTAATATTGTGGAGGAGATGAAACGAAGGGTAAATTCCAAATAA
- a CDS encoding tetratricopeptide repeat protein, with product MIKNFLVFSLFLFLSFSSFSQQTAVFTNDLADFNQALELYNNGQYLAAQILFDKIKNSSDDETVQSDCAYYIANAAVRLNQQNADQLMEEFVEKYPTSLKRNSAYIDVANYYFENGKYAYAQKWYEKVDTGNLSRSEQERFNFNNGYVYFKANRYDEAKSYFNKVSTSQKYGSQAKYYLGFIAYEGDDYEEANKNFEEVKGEERYSEDLSYYQADMNFKLGNFEKAIEMGKEQFDKSSPQEKSQLSKIIGESYFNLEKYAEAIPFLKEYKGLRGKWNNTDYYQLGYAYYKQGDYESAIGEFNKIVDGKNAVAQNAYYHLAESYLKLDKKQEALNAFKNASEMDFSAEIQEDAYLNYAKLSYEIGNSYKSTPQVLLSFIEKYPNNSNNDELKRLLIDSYITSKNYKEALDLLENNKNFADEDAYQKVAFYRGIELYNEADYNEAMSFFDKSLKYPKNRDFTARATYWKAESDYQLSNFEKSLAGYKKFAQMPGAQNTSEYKNLKYNLAYNHFKLKNYTEAISNFKSYVGSSSAETTRKKDAYLRLGDSYFVTSQYWPAMENYNAAIDLGGDNDYAQFQKAISYGFVDRSEKKVEELITFIKKYNKSVYRDDALYELGNTYVAQNKTSEAISAYDQLVRDIPNSSFVSKALLKKALIYDNTGKSNDALAIFKRVAKDFPSTPEALQAVSSAKIIYIDQGNVDEYARWVKTLDYVQMGDTELDDATYLAAEQPYLENNQSQAKGRFEDYLKQFPNGQHALNAHFYLGQIYFADGKNDQAIPHFEYVVNRERSEFTEQALARVSELYLGKMDYQNALKYLKRLEAEADFPQNIIFAQTNSMKASYELKQYAEAVNYAEKVLQNSKIDNSIKSDAQVIIARSAMKTNNEAKAKTAYDEVQKIATGALAAEALYYDAYFKNKEGNFEGSNASVQKLAKDYSGYKLYGAKGLVLMAKNFYALKDAYQATYILESVTKNFTDFPEVVEEAKAELAVIKNAEAKTNSSVETGGN from the coding sequence ATGATAAAGAATTTTCTTGTTTTTTCACTTTTCCTATTCCTTTCATTTTCATCCTTTTCGCAGCAAACAGCGGTCTTTACAAATGACCTCGCCGATTTCAACCAAGCGCTGGAACTCTACAATAACGGGCAATATTTGGCTGCGCAAATTCTTTTCGACAAAATAAAAAACAGCAGCGATGATGAAACCGTGCAAAGCGATTGTGCCTATTATATTGCGAATGCGGCGGTGAGGCTCAACCAGCAAAATGCCGACCAGTTGATGGAGGAATTTGTGGAGAAATATCCCACAAGCTTAAAGCGAAATTCAGCGTATATAGATGTAGCAAACTATTATTTTGAAAACGGAAAATATGCCTACGCCCAAAAATGGTACGAAAAAGTTGATACGGGAAATTTGAGTCGAAGCGAGCAGGAACGTTTCAATTTCAATAACGGGTACGTCTATTTTAAGGCGAATCGATATGACGAGGCGAAAAGTTATTTCAACAAAGTTTCAACTTCACAGAAATATGGCTCGCAGGCGAAGTATTATCTAGGTTTTATCGCTTACGAAGGCGATGATTATGAAGAAGCCAATAAAAATTTTGAAGAGGTAAAAGGAGAGGAGCGCTATTCCGAAGATCTTAGTTATTACCAAGCCGATATGAATTTCAAGCTCGGAAATTTTGAAAAGGCTATCGAAATGGGGAAGGAGCAGTTTGATAAATCCAGCCCGCAGGAGAAAAGTCAGCTTTCCAAAATTATTGGGGAAAGTTATTTCAATCTTGAAAAATATGCCGAAGCCATTCCATTTTTAAAGGAATACAAAGGACTGCGCGGCAAATGGAACAACACCGATTACTACCAGTTGGGCTATGCCTATTACAAACAGGGCGATTACGAAAGCGCCATTGGCGAGTTCAACAAAATTGTTGACGGAAAGAACGCCGTTGCCCAAAACGCCTATTACCATTTGGCTGAGAGTTATCTAAAACTCGACAAAAAACAGGAGGCATTGAATGCTTTTAAAAATGCTTCGGAAATGGATTTTAGTGCCGAAATTCAAGAAGATGCTTATCTCAATTATGCAAAATTGAGTTACGAGATTGGTAATAGTTACAAAAGCACGCCCCAAGTTTTGCTTTCGTTTATTGAAAAATATCCGAACAACTCCAATAATGACGAACTGAAACGATTGTTGATCGACAGTTACATCACTTCAAAAAATTACAAAGAGGCGTTAGATTTGCTCGAAAATAACAAAAATTTTGCGGATGAAGACGCCTATCAAAAAGTTGCTTTTTACCGTGGAATTGAATTGTATAATGAAGCTGATTACAACGAAGCGATGTCGTTTTTTGACAAAAGCCTGAAATATCCCAAAAACCGGGATTTCACAGCGCGCGCAACCTATTGGAAGGCCGAAAGCGATTACCAACTCTCAAATTTTGAAAAATCGTTGGCTGGCTATAAAAAGTTTGCACAAATGCCGGGCGCGCAGAATACTTCAGAATATAAAAACTTGAAATACAATTTAGCCTACAACCATTTCAAACTTAAAAATTATACTGAAGCTATTTCAAATTTCAAAAGTTACGTAGGTTCTTCTTCCGCTGAAACAACCCGAAAAAAGGACGCATACCTGCGATTGGGCGACAGCTATTTCGTGACCAGCCAATATTGGCCGGCAATGGAAAACTACAACGCCGCAATCGATTTGGGCGGCGATAATGATTATGCACAGTTTCAAAAAGCCATTAGTTATGGTTTTGTGGATCGCAGCGAGAAAAAAGTCGAAGAGCTTATCACATTCATAAAAAAGTATAATAAATCCGTTTATCGCGATGATGCCTTATATGAATTGGGAAATACCTACGTGGCGCAAAACAAAACCAGCGAAGCTATTTCGGCTTACGATCAATTGGTTCGCGATATTCCAAATAGCAGTTTTGTTTCAAAAGCATTGTTGAAAAAAGCCTTGATTTATGACAATACCGGAAAGAGCAACGATGCGTTGGCAATTTTCAAAAGAGTGGCGAAGGACTTTCCTTCAACGCCCGAAGCATTGCAGGCTGTTTCTTCCGCAAAAATAATTTACATAGACCAAGGAAATGTTGACGAATACGCCCGTTGGGTAAAAACCTTGGATTATGTGCAAATGGGCGACACTGAACTTGACGATGCTACGTACTTGGCGGCGGAACAACCGTATTTGGAGAATAACCAGAGTCAAGCCAAAGGTAGATTTGAGGATTATTTAAAACAATTCCCGAATGGGCAGCACGCTTTAAACGCACATTTTTATTTGGGTCAGATTTATTTCGCTGACGGAAAAAACGATCAAGCCATTCCGCATTTTGAATATGTGGTGAACCGCGAGCGAAGTGAATTTACAGAACAAGCCTTGGCGCGTGTTTCGGAATTGTATTTGGGTAAAATGGATTACCAAAATGCCTTAAAATATTTGAAGCGTTTGGAAGCCGAAGCCGATTTTCCGCAGAATATCATCTTTGCGCAGACCAACAGTATGAAGGCTTCGTATGAATTGAAGCAATATGCCGAAGCTGTAAATTATGCCGAAAAAGTGCTTCAAAATTCAAAGATTGACAATTCAATTAAAAGTGATGCACAGGTAATCATCGCCCGTTCGGCGATGAAGACCAATAACGAGGCAAAAGCCAAAACCGCTTACGACGAAGTTCAGAAAATTGCAACCGGTGCCCTTGCTGCCGAAGCGCTTTATTACGATGCCTATTTCAAAAATAAAGAAGGAAATTTTGAAGGCTCAAATGCTTCCGTGCAGAAATTGGCGAAGGATTATTCAGGCTACAAACTCTACGGCGCCAAAGGTTTGGTGCTGATGGCGAAGAATTTTTACGCTTTGAAGGATGCATACCAAGCGACCTATATTTTGGAAAGCGTTACCAAAAACTTTACCGATTTCCCAGAAGTAGTTGAAGAAGCAAAAGCCGAGCTTGCAGTAATCAAAAACGCAGAGGCAAAAACCAATTCTTCCGTTGAAACCGGCGGAAACTAA